A single region of the Bacteroidota bacterium genome encodes:
- a CDS encoding response regulator — MSSKVTYRKPLGVGQVASICTVSKKTVLNWIYEGALKAFTTYGGHYRVWPVNLKKFLDTSGMDIPFEYIDETSTNVLIIDDEKPYAQMLKSVISAELPSVEITTTDDGFEGLLLIGEKKPHLLILDVKMPKIDGFRILELLKSRKSQYNMKIMVISGFLNPDFKEELAKTCADAVVDKLSDISELVKAVAALIRSDAMSLQEELVR; from the coding sequence ATGTCTTCAAAGGTAACTTACAGAAAGCCGTTGGGGGTTGGTCAGGTTGCGTCCATTTGTACCGTAAGCAAAAAAACCGTTCTGAATTGGATTTATGAAGGAGCCCTCAAGGCGTTTACAACCTATGGTGGCCACTATCGTGTTTGGCCGGTAAACCTCAAGAAGTTCCTTGATACGTCCGGAATGGACATCCCGTTTGAGTACATTGACGAGACGTCAACCAACGTTCTGATTATTGATGACGAGAAGCCGTATGCTCAAATGTTGAAAAGTGTCATTTCAGCAGAGTTGCCAAGTGTTGAAATTACCACAACCGATGACGGCTTTGAGGGACTTCTTCTTATCGGAGAGAAGAAACCCCACCTTCTCATTCTTGACGTAAAAATGCCGAAAATTGACGGGTTCCGGATACTCGAACTTCTGAAATCGCGCAAATCCCAATACAACATGAAAATCATGGTGATTTCAGGATTTCTGAATCCTGACTTCAAAGAAGAACTGGCAAAGACTTGTGCCGACGCCGTCGTTGACAAGCTTTCAGATATCAGTGAATTGGTAAAAGCGGTTGCGGCCCTGATCAGATCGGATGCCATGTCGCTTCAGGAAGAACTCGTCCGCTAA